A genomic window from Methylobacterium nodulans ORS 2060 includes:
- a CDS encoding NAD(P)H-dependent flavin oxidoreductase, producing MSLTAHFLDLLEMKYPIVQAPMAGVSTPELAAAVSNAGGLGSIGIGASTVSQARQMIEATRARTDRPFNVNVFCHPPAPRDTARESAWLAHLAPLFAEFGATVPETVREIYKSHLEDEEAFQLLLETRPPVVSFHIGLPEAGRLAAFRDAGIKTMATATNPEEAAQIEAAGIDVIVAQGIEAGGHRGMFDPEAHDPALSTSVLVSLLIRQTTRPVLAAGGIMEGRGIRAALDLGAAGAQLGTAFILCPESAANAAYRAALRSERAYDTRLTSAISGRPARGLVNRLILHGLTPGSPPACAYPLAYDAAKLLHAAAAAQGSDAAAAQWAGQGAPLAREMPAADLLAQLIREM from the coding sequence ATGTCTTTGACGGCGCACTTTCTTGATCTGCTGGAGATGAAATACCCGATCGTGCAGGCGCCGATGGCCGGCGTCTCCACGCCGGAGCTGGCGGCAGCCGTCTCCAATGCCGGCGGCCTGGGCTCGATCGGTATTGGGGCCAGCACGGTCAGCCAGGCACGGCAGATGATCGAGGCCACTCGCGCACGGACCGACAGGCCTTTCAACGTCAACGTGTTCTGCCATCCTCCGGCGCCGCGCGACACCGCACGCGAGAGCGCCTGGCTCGCGCATCTGGCGCCGCTGTTTGCGGAGTTCGGCGCGACCGTGCCGGAAACCGTCCGGGAGATCTACAAGAGCCACCTGGAGGATGAGGAGGCCTTCCAGCTGCTGCTGGAGACCCGGCCGCCGGTGGTCAGCTTCCACATCGGTCTGCCGGAGGCGGGCCGTCTCGCCGCGTTCCGTGATGCCGGCATCAAAACCATGGCCACGGCAACGAACCCGGAGGAAGCCGCACAGATCGAGGCAGCCGGGATCGACGTGATCGTGGCGCAGGGCATCGAAGCGGGCGGCCACCGGGGCATGTTCGATCCTGAGGCGCATGACCCGGCGCTGAGCACCAGCGTGCTGGTCAGCCTGCTGATCCGGCAGACCACGCGGCCTGTGCTGGCCGCGGGCGGGATCATGGAGGGGCGCGGCATCCGGGCGGCGCTCGACCTGGGCGCGGCCGGCGCCCAGCTGGGCACGGCTTTCATCCTGTGCCCGGAGAGCGCGGCCAACGCCGCCTACCGCGCGGCGCTCAGGAGTGAGCGGGCCTACGATACGCGTCTGACCTCGGCGATCTCGGGCCGCCCTGCGCGCGGGCTGGTGAACCGCCTGATCCTTCACGGCCTGACGCCCGGCAGCCCGCCGGCCTGCGCCTATCCGCTGGCCTACGATGCCGCGAAACTCCTGCATGCCGCTGCAGCGGCCCAGGGGAGCGATGCGGCGGCCGCGCAGTGGGCTGGGCAGGGAGCACCACTGGCTCGCGAGATGCCAGCCGCTGACCTGCTCGCTCAGCTGATCCGTGAGATGTGA
- the actP gene encoding cation/acetate symporter ActP produces MILHRPTARTALALTAALSTQPAWAAAGETSGVNLTAIGLFLAFVVLTLWITWQAAQRTKSADDFYAAGGSITGFQNGLAIAGDAMSAGAFLGLTALVFTSGFDGLIYAIGYTTGMPIVVFLLAERLRKLGRYTFTDVVCARLAEGPVRVFAACASLVVVAFYLIAQMVGAGQLIQLLFGLDYLYAEFVVGVLMICYVMFGGMVATTWVQIIKAGLLLAGATLIVLLVLAAFGFDFGALLARATAVHPKGAAILAPQASAKDPLSALSLGLALMLGTAGLPHILMRFFTVPDARAARVSVFWAATFMNYFYALVFVLGFGAMTLTAGDPAYIDAAGALRGGGNMAAIHLSHAVGGNAMMGFISAVAFATILAVVSGLTLAGASAVSHDLYAGVIRRGQLDERSEVRISRMATFVLGLIAIGLGIAFKGQNVAYMVSLAFAVACSSTFPVLLLALYWRGLTTAGAVAGGTVGLLSALGLTLLGPAVWVKVLGNPAPVFAMDPPTLVTLPLALVTCWLVSRLDRSAQGASDRARFEAQQAA; encoded by the coding sequence ATGATCCTGCACCGGCCGACCGCGCGCACCGCGCTGGCCTTGACCGCTGCCCTGTCCACCCAGCCGGCCTGGGCTGCCGCCGGAGAAACCTCCGGCGTCAACCTGACGGCGATCGGGCTTTTCCTCGCCTTCGTCGTGCTCACCCTCTGGATCACCTGGCAGGCGGCCCAACGCACCAAGTCGGCGGACGATTTTTATGCCGCTGGCGGCAGCATCACGGGCTTTCAGAACGGCCTCGCCATCGCCGGTGACGCGATGTCGGCCGGCGCGTTCCTGGGGCTCACGGCGCTGGTGTTCACCTCGGGCTTTGACGGGCTGATCTACGCGATCGGCTACACCACTGGCATGCCGATCGTGGTGTTCCTGCTGGCCGAGCGGCTGCGCAAGCTCGGCCGCTACACCTTCACCGACGTGGTCTGTGCCCGCCTGGCGGAGGGACCGGTCCGGGTATTCGCCGCCTGCGCCTCCCTGGTCGTGGTCGCCTTCTACCTGATCGCACAGATGGTCGGCGCCGGCCAGCTGATCCAGCTCCTGTTCGGGCTCGATTACCTCTACGCCGAGTTCGTCGTCGGCGTGCTGATGATCTGTTACGTGATGTTCGGCGGCATGGTCGCGACCACCTGGGTGCAGATCATCAAGGCCGGGCTGCTGCTGGCCGGCGCCACGCTGATCGTGCTGCTGGTGCTGGCGGCGTTCGGGTTCGACTTCGGCGCCCTGCTCGCCCGGGCCACCGCAGTCCACCCCAAGGGCGCGGCGATCCTCGCGCCGCAGGCGTCAGCTAAGGACCCGCTCTCGGCCCTGTCACTGGGTCTGGCCCTGATGCTCGGGACCGCGGGGCTGCCGCACATCCTGATGCGCTTCTTCACCGTGCCGGATGCCCGTGCAGCGCGCGTCTCGGTGTTCTGGGCGGCGACGTTCATGAACTACTTCTACGCCCTGGTGTTCGTCCTCGGCTTCGGCGCCATGACCCTGACCGCCGGGGACCCGGCCTACATCGATGCAGCCGGCGCGCTGCGCGGGGGCGGCAACATGGCCGCGATCCACCTCAGCCATGCGGTCGGCGGCAACGCCATGATGGGGTTCATCTCGGCGGTGGCCTTCGCGACCATCCTGGCGGTGGTCTCCGGGCTGACGCTGGCCGGCGCCTCGGCGGTCAGCCACGACCTCTATGCCGGCGTGATCCGCCGCGGGCAGCTCGATGAGAGGAGCGAGGTGCGGATCTCGCGCATGGCAACCTTCGTGCTCGGCCTGATCGCCATCGGGCTCGGGATTGCCTTCAAGGGGCAGAACGTCGCCTACATGGTCAGCCTCGCCTTTGCGGTGGCCTGCTCCTCGACGTTCCCGGTCCTGCTGCTGGCCCTGTACTGGCGGGGGCTCACCACGGCCGGCGCCGTGGCGGGTGGCACGGTCGGGCTCCTGAGTGCCCTTGGCCTGACCCTGCTCGGACCGGCGGTCTGGGTGAAGGTGCTGGGCAACCCGGCGCCGGTGTTCGCGATGGATCCGCCGACGCTGGTCACCCTGCCGCTGGCCCTTGTCACCTGCTGGCTGGTGTCGCGCCTGGACCGCAGTGCGCAGGGTGCGAGCGACCGCGCGCGTTTTGAGGCGCAGCAGGCCGCGTGA
- a CDS encoding alpha/beta fold hydrolase, protein MTSGTLLAGLAAASIASTSPQAVPSVSVTTTYHRTEVDGVSIFYREAGPKDAPTIVLLHGYPSSSRMYDPLLPLLADRYHLIAPDYPGFGHSDAPPPSQYCYTFDHLAETTHNLLTKLGVGQYVLFMQDYGGPVGFRIALAHPEQVRALIVQNANAYAEGLGVKWKGIADYWRDPAAHPGQLDAFTSLEGAKQRHLGNSPNVERYSPDTWMDEYAMLSRPGSREIQGALFYDYRTNVASYPAWQAWMREHKPPTLVIWGRYDPSFIVPGAEAYKRDLPDAEIRILDAGHFALDEQADEVARLTRDFLEHHLSPRDPTGMQRAR, encoded by the coding sequence ATGACCTCAGGCACACTGCTCGCAGGATTGGCCGCGGCATCCATCGCCAGCACTAGCCCGCAGGCCGTTCCCTCCGTCTCGGTGACGACGACCTACCATCGCACCGAGGTCGATGGCGTGAGCATCTTCTATCGAGAGGCCGGCCCCAAGGACGCGCCAACAATCGTCCTCCTGCATGGCTATCCCTCCTCATCACGAATGTATGATCCACTGCTGCCGCTATTGGCGGACCGCTATCACCTCATCGCCCCGGATTATCCGGGGTTCGGGCACAGCGACGCACCACCGCCCTCGCAGTATTGCTACACCTTCGATCATCTTGCAGAGACGACGCACAACCTCCTCACGAAGCTTGGCGTCGGCCAGTACGTCCTTTTCATGCAGGACTACGGCGGCCCCGTCGGCTTCCGGATCGCACTCGCCCACCCTGAGCAGGTTCGCGCGCTTATTGTGCAGAACGCCAATGCCTATGCCGAGGGCTTAGGCGTGAAGTGGAAGGGAATCGCCGACTACTGGCGGGATCCCGCTGCCCATCCCGGGCAGCTCGATGCGTTCACCTCGCTCGAGGGAGCGAAGCAACGCCATCTCGGCAACAGCCCGAACGTCGAACGCTATAGCCCTGACACCTGGATGGATGAGTACGCGATGCTGTCGCGGCCGGGCAGCCGGGAGATCCAGGGAGCGCTGTTCTATGATTACAGGACCAACGTGGCGTCCTATCCGGCCTGGCAGGCATGGATGCGTGAACACAAGCCGCCAACCCTGGTCATATGGGGGCGTTACGATCCGTCGTTCATCGTCCCAGGCGCAGAGGCGTACAAGCGTGACCTTCCCGACGCGGAAATCCGCATCCTCGACGCTGGCCACTTCGCGCTCGACGAGCAGGCCGATGAGGTCGCTCGTTTGACCCGTGACTTCCTTGAGCACCACCTGTCGCCAAGGGATCCGACCGGGATGCAGCGCGCAAGGTAG